From a single Jatrophihabitans sp. genomic region:
- a CDS encoding ATP-grasp domain-containing protein: protein MTGFDLSGLGPGAIVLVGYSRTLLEPLAERVPAGGVLVIEDPVVAANREVAKATDADPLVGRLMLTEYQELPNIDALVAAEPALRAARAVLPGSEYAVEPAARLAALLGLPGAGPEAAAVFRNKARQRRTAAAAGLRNPRFAVVSSAAEAAAFVDEVGVRCVVKPTARQASLGVRFVNPHTGEAAAAFEHASAVDEAKLVPASGIRSEVIVEEAISGPEYSVEMLVRQGRRCFANVTAKQLVPGEHPVELGHTVPGARTGEDYTSLIESTTRLFTAAGFDTGVLHCEWIVSEQCPVLVECAARVPGDEIATLISLAFDRSFVLAYLTLMLGADPQLPVEPPYGATVRFLTTAPGTVTEVAGAEEAATLPGVQRVRITAQPGDRIGPIRSSWDRVGYLVLRSADAAQARQDADRAANAIVVTTAS, encoded by the coding sequence ATGACCGGGTTCGACCTGTCCGGGCTGGGTCCCGGCGCCATCGTCCTGGTCGGCTACAGCCGGACCCTGCTGGAGCCGCTGGCCGAGCGGGTGCCGGCCGGCGGCGTCCTGGTGATCGAGGATCCGGTGGTCGCGGCCAACCGTGAGGTCGCCAAGGCCACCGACGCCGATCCGCTGGTCGGGCGGCTGATGCTGACCGAGTACCAGGAACTGCCGAACATCGACGCGCTGGTCGCGGCCGAGCCGGCGCTGCGGGCGGCCCGGGCGGTACTGCCGGGCAGCGAGTACGCGGTCGAGCCGGCGGCCCGGCTGGCGGCCCTGCTGGGGTTGCCGGGGGCCGGCCCAGAAGCCGCCGCGGTGTTCCGGAACAAGGCCCGGCAACGCCGGACGGCCGCCGCGGCGGGACTGCGCAACCCCCGGTTCGCGGTGGTGTCCAGCGCCGCCGAGGCAGCTGCCTTCGTCGACGAGGTCGGCGTCCGGTGCGTGGTGAAGCCGACGGCCCGCCAGGCCAGCCTGGGCGTCCGGTTCGTCAACCCGCACACCGGTGAGGCGGCCGCCGCGTTCGAGCACGCCAGCGCGGTCGACGAGGCGAAGCTGGTTCCGGCCTCGGGAATCCGATCGGAGGTGATAGTCGAGGAAGCCATCTCCGGACCGGAGTACAGCGTCGAGATGCTGGTCCGCCAGGGCCGCCGGTGCTTCGCCAACGTGACGGCCAAGCAGCTGGTGCCCGGTGAGCACCCCGTGGAGCTCGGCCACACCGTGCCTGGGGCGCGCACCGGTGAGGACTACACCAGCCTGATCGAGTCCACCACCCGGCTGTTCACCGCGGCCGGCTTCGACACCGGCGTGCTGCACTGCGAGTGGATCGTCAGCGAGCAGTGCCCCGTCCTGGTCGAATGCGCCGCCCGGGTGCCCGGCGACGAGATCGCCACGCTGATCTCGCTGGCCTTCGACCGGTCCTTCGTGCTGGCCTACCTGACCCTGATGCTGGGCGCTGACCCGCAGCTGCCTGTCGAGCCGCCCTACGGCGCGACCGTCCGGTTCCTGACCACCGCGCCGGGAACGGTGACCGAGGTGGCCGGCGCCGAAGAGGCCGCGACGCTGCCCGGCGTCCAGCGGGTCAGGATCACCGCCCAGCCGGGTGACCGGATCGGGCCGATCCGGTCGTCCTGGGACCGGGTCGGTTATCTGGTGCTGCGGTCAGCCGATGCCGCGCAGGCACGTCAGGACGCCGACCGCGCCGCGAACGCGATCGTGGTCACCACGGCGTCATGA